In Neosynechococcus sphagnicola sy1, the genomic stretch CGTCCGAAATGTCCAAACAGGCCTATGAAAAAGTGATCCAGAAATTCACCCAATCGGCCAATATTCCTGGGTTCCGCAGAGGCAAAGTACCGCGTCAGATTTTAATTCAGCGGATTGGTAGCACCCACATTAAAGAAGTGACGGTGGAAGGACTGGTGCAGGATGGCATCAAGGAGGCACTGTCGCAAGCCGAGATTCTCCCCATTGGCAGCCCGCAATTGCTTTCCTCCTTCGAGAGTCTCGTCAGTCAATTCGTCCCAGGAACACCCCTGACTTTTACGGCAGCAATTGATGTCCAGCCAGAGGTCACCCTCACCCAGTACCAGGGTTTTCAGGTGCAGGCAGAGGAGGTTCCCTTCAATCCTGACCAGGTGGATCAGGCCATCGAAACCCATCGTCAGCAAGTCGCTACCCTGGTTCCCGTGGAAGCTCGATCGGCTCAACTCGGAGACATTGCCATTGTTGATTACCAGGGGCGCTTTGCGGTCAACGAAGCCGATGCGGATGAACCTACCATCATCCCAGGGGGCGAAGCCACTGATTTTCAAGTAGAACTGGCACCAGGCCGCTTTGTCGATGGGTTCGTGGAAGGGATTACGGGGATGAATCCTGGCGAGATCAAGGAATTTCCGGTGCAGTTTCCTGACAATTACCCCACGGCGAGGCTCGCAGGTCAAGGGGTGATCTTTACGATTACGCTGAAGGAACTGAAAGAAAAAGAACTTCCGGAACTGAATGATGAATTCGCCCAGGAAGTCAGTGAATTTGAGACCTTTGCGGCACTGCAAGCATCCCTGGAGACCCAATACCGGACTGAAGCGGAGCGCAAGACCCAAGACAATAAGGAAGAAGCCTTGGTGCATGAGCTGCTGCAGCACGTGGAGGTGGACTTACCCGAAACCCTGGTGCGCCAAGAGATAGACTACTTAATTACTCAAACGGCCGTTCAGTTGCAAAGTCAAGGTATGGACATCCGGCAGTTGTTTACCGCCGACAGTATGCCCAAATTCCGAGAACGTTCTCGTCCCGATGCGATCGCCCTATTACGCCGCAGTTTAGCCCTCCAAGAAATTGCCAAACGCGAGGCGATCACCGTCGCCCCTGAAGCTATTACGACCAAAGTCCAGGAAGTGTTGGCTCAAAATCCAGGGCGAGACGTTGACTCTGAACGTCTCCAGCAGGTCGTTGCCGATGATTTATTAGCAGCCGCCGTCCTCAGTTGGTTAGAGGCTCATTCCACCGTTGAGCTAGTACCTCTGGGCACCCTGACCGCTGCCACCCCAGATCCTGAGACCGAGCCTTCCGAATCGGCTGAGGCAACTGAGGTATCTGAAGCAACGGAAACAGTGGTGGCAGTTGATGAACCCTAACCAGCTCTCCCCCAGATAACCAGGGCAGCAGCAGTAGCCGAGATCTGGCTCCGAGGCCCTAGGGGCAGGGCAACTGTCCCCA encodes the following:
- the tig gene encoding trigger factor — protein: MKVTQEKLPASQVGLEIEIPSEMSKQAYEKVIQKFTQSANIPGFRRGKVPRQILIQRIGSTHIKEVTVEGLVQDGIKEALSQAEILPIGSPQLLSSFESLVSQFVPGTPLTFTAAIDVQPEVTLTQYQGFQVQAEEVPFNPDQVDQAIETHRQQVATLVPVEARSAQLGDIAIVDYQGRFAVNEADADEPTIIPGGEATDFQVELAPGRFVDGFVEGITGMNPGEIKEFPVQFPDNYPTARLAGQGVIFTITLKELKEKELPELNDEFAQEVSEFETFAALQASLETQYRTEAERKTQDNKEEALVHELLQHVEVDLPETLVRQEIDYLITQTAVQLQSQGMDIRQLFTADSMPKFRERSRPDAIALLRRSLALQEIAKREAITVAPEAITTKVQEVLAQNPGRDVDSERLQQVVADDLLAAAVLSWLEAHSTVELVPLGTLTAATPDPETEPSESAEATEVSEATETVVAVDEP